From the genome of Candidatus Brocadiia bacterium, one region includes:
- a CDS encoding type II secretion system protein: MNRKGFTLIELVMVMALSTAIMFSIVLMIQQVTVSSEYLNGQTQVIQWGQIAIDEINFNLTQARVNYQNDTQGNAYRAALDLESRYPALTTTRLACIDQMGTFYNDVAPATRTGNALLFIKESNPYIDSAALGITRSVNTYYLVYYYLSPNTTPIAKKNSSLRLVRWQSKEFADYQQIMAITPAVSRSLFANVLQASRNINYYLIPGNDPDSAFYKLDDDGAGDADSDGIDDAPDAAYVIEQESATSVIGNLGMGRASVSWNKDNDFWVPDPVPKFGALDATGAGFPHGLEVQIIGPTGARQVFVRLVLAYYVSTNQTIFSNEASTIATMHEF, from the coding sequence ATGAACCGTAAAGGCTTTACTTTGATAGAATTGGTAATGGTTATGGCCTTATCTACGGCCATAATGTTTTCTATTGTACTGATGATTCAGCAGGTTACCGTCTCAAGCGAATACCTCAACGGGCAGACCCAGGTGATACAATGGGGGCAGATAGCCATTGACGAAATAAACTTCAACCTGACCCAGGCTCGAGTCAACTACCAGAACGATACCCAGGGCAACGCCTACCGGGCGGCGCTGGATTTGGAGTCCCGTTACCCGGCGCTGACCACCACGCGCCTGGCCTGCATCGACCAGATGGGTACTTTTTACAATGACGTGGCGCCGGCCACCCGGACCGGTAACGCCCTGCTGTTCATAAAGGAATCCAATCCTTATATTGATTCCGCGGCACTGGGCATAACCCGGTCGGTCAACACCTATTACCTGGTTTATTACTACCTTTCGCCCAACACCACGCCCATCGCCAAGAAGAATTCAAGCCTCAGGCTGGTCCGCTGGCAGAGCAAGGAATTCGCCGATTACCAGCAGATAATGGCCATCACGCCGGCCGTTTCGCGCAGTTTGTTTGCCAACGTCCTGCAGGCCAGCCGGAATATTAACTACTATTTGATTCCCGGGAACGACCCGGACAGCGCTTTTTACAAGCTGGATGACGACGGCGCGGGCGACGCCGACAGCGACGGCATCGACGACGCGCCCGACGCGGCTTATGTCATCGAGCAAGAATCAGCCACCTCGGTTATCGGTAATCTGGGTATGGGCCGGGCCAGCGTGTCCTGGAATAAAGACAACGACTTCTGGGTGCCCGACCCGGTGCCCAAGTTCGGGGCGCTGGACGCTACCGGCGCCGGATTCCCGCACGGATTAGAGGTCCAGATAATCGGCCCGACCGGCGCCCGGCAGGTATTTGTCCGGTTGGTCCTGGCTTATTACGTCAGTACTAATCAAACCATCTTCTCCAACGAAGCCAGCACCATTGCCACCATGCACGAATTTTAG
- a CDS encoding prepilin-type N-terminal cleavage/methylation domain-containing protein, with translation MMPASSTRSRPIPANIGSERASMRSNNCPTVRPQGQFTTLRNSRRGMSLLEVIIALAIMAVAIGISLNFVTTMDKVITFNQDYSFAIQKAVAIINELRAYAESHEASGGASALDTFDDGVATSEFLTIDSAVAAPDHILSGNRWLGSRWFYARRVTVRKFPSFEASNVRIVTVKIFQTQAGKNDETLLADITSVITTGGGSDPTTQVYDIYMLGIENIPGWWVYLAYLTAFIENSLGDMEARNPGMRFRRHWVTKAAYGRDQEYRPYFNNAADSNQTINSVYFYPGTMPAGSAVSQYYVPSNVRARINIDGATANDYSATTNPYPYALADQYNHAMRQPQELALYNSRLASGQETTGNLTYRLLLDDMVLNPAKYRNALFINLHGELLPMPSLRNYSDAAKDPATHPQWRVVTHPGKLRCALTEDLKLRVYAYLADPSVADNYMSAPITLTIPNMDLTQTASDVQITAIEGGTDQCNPVGPDAYAVISPALTAAVENRMYYELNYDAVTGTIITLYNTSLRTPRTADFCGLDTSRRLYGMDYIPGPVEAANDFSQDLISTVNSWDVMASTANAIGTGGALCYPVTGDFIYGFRGGTQTTFWRYSISTNAWAARAVALGMVGAGGALVYPGAGDFIFAFRGGATTTFWRYNFTAAASDGVNANTWQVRTVAPGNVAAGGALVYPGTGSFIYAFQGGTNAFWRYNFTAAASDGVAANAWDLRANALGVVGTGGALAATGGDFIYAFQGGGNTAFWRYSISTNLWVAMAATNPYNIGAGGSLVYPGTGDYIYGFQGNTSLPFLRYSISGNSWAVMPAAAPATVAVGGALVATSEYIYGFRGGATTFWRGASLPKNTARWVITVPQAVVDREKGVGDSLVTVNTRIGTDLDTGTRWPVNNKPANLSTTYIWRTDSDDNVPFSERYQFQGDPRHSPYADVKAGHRYNWYFDNLRDAAKNAQAEWPGFDSGRMNGAADTTDGWHGAGGTGGDRMEIDVPRFFQFIRTAVTGSNAVYTSITGWSYYYMGLGNEIGYDSANGFANSIPTHRKPFDGGAVGSRNEDSITDALTGGVKYVRESISPYTWWSKPWLGEIYPDGVYAAQWSANGNLSTGTGAGTFVRIRRQDIRTSGAAPLVAASTLPAGTTFDGLACLRRTNAYGCTSFFNVGTTTSTFRHTGRDGTTGNLSLAGQAMASGYNFPLPTQAAISRPFRHDNNWGNVSNEFSLADYSGIRCTAAVNTNFYGHQDGAAWQGSSLMELADPAGSNAFIVVNGLDRTVESGSAFIGRYAVVSLVNSFLTAGLPATPSRIVQVPRCEIKTPNVTTELENPTVISMTWSTEWCRWDGQTYTTAYPVGFTENEPDLAYALLYSRDNGKNWLHMVDDSAATPGVPNKTLWVADTATGVNESYLWDVSNVGSFGEGSYLVMLEAYRMTQDLHYAYHRQKIFINR, from the coding sequence ATGATGCCGGCATCCTCAACCAGATCCAGACCTATACCGGCCAATATCGGCTCGGAAAGGGCGTCTATGAGGTCAAATAATTGCCCAACGGTTCGGCCGCAAGGGCAATTTACGACATTGAGAAATTCCCGCCGCGGTATGTCCTTACTGGAAGTCATCATTGCCCTGGCTATAATGGCCGTGGCCATAGGTATCAGTCTTAACTTTGTCACCACCATGGACAAAGTCATCACTTTTAATCAGGATTATTCATTCGCCATCCAGAAAGCCGTTGCCATCATCAATGAACTCCGGGCCTATGCCGAATCGCACGAAGCCTCCGGCGGCGCGTCGGCGCTGGATACCTTTGACGACGGTGTGGCCACCTCGGAGTTCCTGACTATAGATTCGGCAGTTGCTGCGCCGGACCATATCCTCAGCGGTAACCGCTGGTTGGGCAGTCGCTGGTTTTACGCCCGGCGGGTTACCGTGCGGAAATTCCCCTCGTTTGAGGCTTCCAATGTCCGAATTGTTACCGTCAAGATATTCCAGACCCAGGCCGGTAAAAATGACGAAACCCTGCTGGCCGATATCACCTCGGTCATTACCACCGGCGGCGGTTCCGACCCGACCACCCAGGTTTACGACATCTATATGCTAGGCATAGAGAATATCCCCGGCTGGTGGGTTTATCTGGCTTACCTGACGGCTTTTATCGAGAATTCCCTGGGCGATATGGAAGCGCGTAACCCGGGTATGAGATTCCGCCGCCATTGGGTCACCAAAGCGGCTTACGGACGCGACCAGGAATACCGGCCGTATTTTAATAATGCCGCGGACTCCAATCAAACCATTAATTCCGTCTATTTCTATCCCGGAACTATGCCCGCCGGATCGGCCGTCAGCCAATACTACGTGCCGTCCAATGTCAGGGCCCGTATTAACATTGATGGCGCCACCGCCAATGATTACAGCGCTACCACTAATCCGTATCCTTATGCCTTGGCTGACCAGTATAACCACGCTATGCGTCAGCCGCAAGAACTGGCTTTATATAATTCCCGCTTGGCATCCGGACAGGAAACCACCGGCAACCTTACTTATCGTTTATTGCTCGATGATATGGTGCTTAACCCGGCCAAATACCGCAACGCTTTGTTCATTAATCTGCACGGTGAATTGTTGCCGATGCCGTCTTTACGTAATTATTCCGATGCCGCCAAGGACCCGGCCACGCATCCCCAGTGGCGCGTGGTAACCCACCCGGGAAAACTCCGGTGCGCGTTAACCGAAGACCTTAAGCTCCGGGTTTATGCCTATCTGGCCGACCCTTCCGTAGCGGATAATTATATGAGTGCTCCTATTACTCTAACAATACCTAATATGGATTTGACCCAAACCGCTTCCGATGTCCAAATTACTGCTATCGAGGGTGGCACCGACCAGTGTAACCCGGTTGGCCCGGATGCTTATGCGGTGATAAGTCCGGCGCTGACTGCCGCCGTAGAGAATCGGATGTATTATGAGCTTAATTACGATGCCGTTACCGGTACCATTATTACCCTGTATAACACCTCTCTGCGCACGCCCAGGACCGCTGATTTTTGCGGATTAGATACGAGCCGGAGGTTGTATGGAATGGATTATATACCCGGTCCGGTCGAAGCGGCCAATGATTTTAGCCAGGATTTGATATCCACGGTAAATTCCTGGGATGTAATGGCCAGCACGGCAAACGCTATCGGAACCGGCGGCGCTTTATGCTATCCAGTCACCGGCGATTTTATTTATGGTTTCAGAGGCGGCACTCAAACCACCTTCTGGCGTTATTCCATATCGACTAATGCCTGGGCCGCCCGGGCGGTTGCCCTGGGTATGGTCGGCGCCGGCGGCGCTTTGGTCTATCCCGGCGCGGGTGATTTTATTTTTGCCTTCAGAGGCGGCGCGACCACCACTTTCTGGCGTTATAACTTTACCGCCGCGGCCAGCGACGGGGTGAACGCAAACACCTGGCAGGTGCGGACGGTTGCCCCGGGTAATGTCGCCGCCGGCGGCGCCTTGGTTTACCCGGGCACAGGAAGTTTCATCTATGCTTTTCAGGGCGGAACCAACGCTTTCTGGCGCTATAATTTTACCGCCGCGGCCAGCGATGGAGTGGCTGCAAACGCCTGGGATTTACGGGCTAATGCATTAGGTGTTGTCGGTACCGGCGGCGCCTTGGCGGCTACCGGCGGAGACTTCATTTACGCCTTCCAGGGGGGCGGAAATACCGCCTTCTGGCGTTATTCCATTTCGACTAATCTCTGGGTAGCCATGGCAGCTACTAATCCTTATAATATCGGGGCCGGCGGCTCTTTGGTTTATCCCGGCACCGGCGATTATATCTACGGCTTCCAGGGTAATACCAGTCTGCCTTTCCTGCGTTATTCCATTTCGGGTAATTCCTGGGCGGTTATGCCGGCGGCGGCTCCGGCTACTGTTGCCGTAGGCGGCGCCTTGGTTGCAACCAGCGAGTATATCTATGGCTTCAGGGGCGGGGCAACTACATTCTGGCGCGGGGCATCGTTGCCCAAAAATACTGCTCGTTGGGTTATTACTGTTCCTCAGGCTGTGGTTGACCGGGAAAAAGGCGTGGGCGATTCGTTGGTTACCGTAAACACCAGAATCGGCACCGATTTGGATACCGGCACCAGGTGGCCGGTCAACAACAAACCGGCCAACCTGTCCACCACCTATATCTGGCGCACCGACAGTGATGATAACGTGCCTTTCAGCGAGCGCTACCAGTTCCAGGGCGACCCGCGGCACAGTCCTTATGCCGATGTCAAGGCGGGGCACAGGTATAACTGGTATTTCGATAATCTGCGTGATGCGGCCAAGAACGCCCAGGCCGAATGGCCCGGGTTTGACAGCGGCCGGATGAATGGCGCCGCCGATACCACCGACGGCTGGCACGGCGCCGGCGGCACCGGCGGCGATAGGATGGAAATAGACGTGCCCAGGTTTTTCCAGTTCATCAGGACGGCCGTGACCGGTTCAAACGCGGTTTATACATCCATTACCGGCTGGTCTTATTATTATATGGGGCTGGGCAATGAAATCGGTTACGACTCGGCCAACGGGTTTGCAAACAGTATTCCCACCCACCGCAAGCCTTTTGACGGCGGAGCTGTTGGCAGTCGTAATGAAGATTCCATCACCGATGCTCTGACCGGAGGCGTCAAATATGTTCGGGAAAGCATTTCACCATACACCTGGTGGTCCAAACCATGGCTGGGCGAGATTTATCCGGACGGCGTTTACGCGGCCCAATGGTCGGCTAACGGAAATCTTAGCACCGGCACCGGCGCCGGTACATTTGTCCGTATCAGGCGGCAGGATATCCGCACCTCCGGCGCGGCGCCGCTGGTTGCCGCATCGACCTTGCCGGCCGGCACGACTTTTGACGGGCTTGCCTGCCTCCGCCGGACCAATGCCTATGGTTGCACCTCGTTCTTTAACGTTGGCACGACCACCTCGACTTTTCGGCATACCGGCCGGGACGGCACCACCGGCAACCTGTCGCTGGCCGGGCAGGCTATGGCCAGCGGTTATAACTTCCCTCTGCCCACCCAGGCCGCTATTTCCAGGCCTTTCCGGCATGATAATAACTGGGGTAATGTGTCTAATGAGTTTAGCCTGGCCGATTATTCCGGTATTCGCTGTACCGCCGCGGTTAATACCAATTTTTACGGGCATCAAGACGGCGCCGCCTGGCAGGGCAGTTCGCTGATGGAGCTGGCTGACCCGGCCGGCTCAAACGCTTTTATCGTGGTCAATGGGCTGGACCGGACGGTCGAAAGCGGTTCGGCTTTTATCGGCCGTTATGCGGTGGTCAGCCTGGTAAACAGCTTCCTGACGGCCGGCCTCCCAGCTACGCCCAGCCGGATTGTTCAGGTGCCGCGCTGTGAGATTAAAACGCCTAATGTCACCACCGAACTGGAAAATCCCACGGTTATCAGTATGACCTGGTCAACCGAATGGTGCCGCTGGGACGGGCAGACTTATACCACCGCTTATCCGGTAGGATTCACCGAAAACGAACCTGATTTAGCATACGCCCTGCTTTATTCCCGTGATAACGGTAAAAACTGGCTACATATGGTTGATGACTCCGCGGCCACGCCGGGTGTTCCAAACAAAACACTATGGGTTGCCGACACGGCCACCGGCGTCAACGAAAGTTATCTCTGGGATGTTTCCAATGTTGGGTCTTTCGGTGAAGGCAGTTATCTCGTAATGCTTGAGGCTTACCGTATGACCCAGGACCTGCATTACGCCTACCATCGGCAGAAGATATTCATCAATAGGTGA
- the carA gene encoding glutamine-hydrolyzing carbamoyl-phosphate synthase small subunit has protein sequence MKAILVLEDGTILSGKGFGAAHKSAFGELVFNTGMTGYQEALTDPSYNGQILMMTYPLIGNYGCVPFSSGRLPPEWQSPKIQAEGFVVREFCTTPVHRHSGLTIDEFLKSQGIPGISELDTRALTIKTRQFGTMKSVIATYDADSEIDIDKLLQTARNTPSPDTTNLVSEVSTTEINHETPFDKPQGKLQDKKTIAVIDCGVKANIINELTARGCRVVRMPYNTSADEINRLKPDGILVSNGPGDPAHPALMSSTVKTLQALVGSYPIFGICLGHQILSLVFGGKTYKLKFGHRGANQPVKDLSNGKVYITSQNHGFAVDPNSLPAEMEITGINVNDGTVEAMRHKKLPVFSVQYHPEASPGPWDSKYLFDEFIKLATEAQRAQS, from the coding sequence TTGAAAGCTATTCTTGTATTGGAAGACGGGACTATCCTGTCAGGTAAAGGATTCGGTGCCGCCCACAAATCGGCATTTGGGGAATTAGTTTTTAATACGGGAATGACCGGCTACCAGGAAGCCCTGACCGACCCCTCCTATAACGGCCAAATCCTGATGATGACCTATCCCTTAATCGGCAATTACGGCTGTGTTCCGTTTTCGTCAGGCCGGTTGCCGCCCGAATGGCAGTCGCCTAAAATCCAGGCCGAGGGTTTTGTGGTCCGCGAGTTCTGCACCACGCCGGTGCACCGGCATTCCGGGCTGACCATCGACGAGTTCCTCAAATCTCAGGGCATTCCGGGCATCAGCGAGCTCGATACCCGGGCGCTGACCATCAAGACCCGGCAGTTCGGCACGATGAAGTCGGTCATCGCCACTTATGACGCGGATAGCGAAATAGACATAGATAAACTGCTCCAAACGGCCCGCAATACGCCGTCGCCGGATACTACTAACCTGGTCAGTGAAGTATCGACCACCGAAATAAACCACGAAACCCCCTTCGATAAACCTCAGGGTAAACTCCAGGATAAGAAAACCATCGCGGTGATTGATTGCGGGGTCAAGGCCAATATCATCAACGAGCTAACTGCCCGGGGATGCCGGGTGGTTAGGATGCCTTACAATACATCAGCGGACGAGATAAACCGGCTCAAGCCGGACGGCATTCTGGTTTCCAACGGGCCGGGCGACCCGGCTCATCCGGCCTTAATGAGTTCCACGGTCAAGACCCTGCAGGCGCTGGTCGGCTCATACCCAATATTCGGCATCTGCCTGGGCCACCAGATATTATCTCTGGTCTTCGGCGGCAAAACGTACAAGCTCAAATTCGGGCACCGGGGCGCCAACCAACCGGTTAAGGATTTGTCAAACGGCAAGGTATATATCACCTCGCAGAACCACGGGTTCGCGGTCGACCCCAACAGCCTGCCGGCCGAGATGGAGATTACCGGAATCAATGTCAATGACGGCACGGTCGAGGCGATGCGGCATAAGAAATTACCGGTCTTTTCGGTCCAGTACCACCCCGAGGCCTCGCCCGGCCCGTGGGACAGCAAGTACCTGTTCGATGAATTTATAAAATTAGCCACGGAGGCACAGAGAGCACAGAGTTAA
- the carB gene encoding carbamoyl-phosphate synthase large subunit — MPKRKDIEKIMIIGSGPIVIGQAAEFDYSGSQACRSIREEGYKAVLVNSNPATIQTDLKMAERIYIEPLTVEVLERIIEIERPQGILSGMGGQMALNLCSELSEKGVLAKYNVALLGTPIQAIADSEDRDLFRNMMLKINEQIPKSFACESLKKAKEAVQKIGGYPVIIRAAYTLGGTGSGIAHNDEELAEIAGRGMDYSRIHQVLVEECVLGWDEFEYEVMRDHNNNCIIICNMENLDPMGIHTGESIVVAPAQTLSDRDHQTLRNASLKIIRALGIEGGCNIQFAFNRNTGDYRIIEVNPRVSRSSALASKATGYPIAKVAAKIAVGYTLDEIPNKVTGKTYASFEPALDYVVLKIPRWPFDKFRMADKRIGTQMKSTGEVMAIGRTIEEALFKAVRSLEIDRIAFEPAHGSPSALVSELVEPTDMRLYAIAEALRQGYNITTIADLTKWNPFFLQKIMNIIQTEKTLKGRKLADISGDVMNQTKSIGFSDEYISYLLNNNQTELDVRARRKELGILPDYKMVDTCAAEFAAETPYFYSTYNINGTQINADIKDNNKSNQSAEGQRKPASTGKGKVLVIGSGPIRIAQGIEFDYCCVQAVMAARESGMDAIIINNNPETVSTDYDMSDRLYFEPLAFEDVINLIDYEKPDGVILQFGGQTSVNLAIPLQEELDRRKDLTTKILGTSAKYIDIAEDRKKFEVLLSELNLCRPPAGTGFSFEEVREIVGQIGYPALIRPSYVLGGKGMEIVHNEKELEFYMTTAAKVSKQHPVLVDKYLTHAVELDVEAISDGKDVFIAGIMEHIEEAGVHSGDAICVLPPQTLPENILSQIRNMTREITLKLNVIGLTNLQLAVKDGEVYILEANPRASRTVPYVSKAINIPIAQVATRVMLEPLLKTGETLKSIIQRVSSLPIKETSEGCLEVTIKHTAIKAPVFPFQKLPGVDSILGPEMKSTGEVMGISQSFDEAYYKAALAAGNKLPTSGMVYITVRDEDKDKLIPIARRMNQAGLELMATKGTAQHLKNHQIPATTIFRISERETPNALSLMREGKIKLIINTPTEGTGPRRDGYRMRRLAVEAGIPFITTMSAARAAANAIYRINNLTKSDKTKSAITVQAMQDYFPAK, encoded by the coding sequence ATGCCAAAACGTAAAGACATAGAAAAGATAATGATTATCGGGTCGGGCCCGATTGTCATCGGCCAGGCGGCTGAGTTCGACTATTCCGGCTCGCAGGCATGTCGTTCCATCCGCGAGGAGGGTTACAAAGCCGTCCTGGTAAATTCCAACCCGGCCACCATCCAGACCGACCTAAAGATGGCCGAGCGCATCTACATCGAACCGCTGACGGTCGAGGTGCTGGAGCGAATCATAGAAATCGAACGGCCCCAAGGCATCCTGAGCGGCATGGGCGGCCAGATGGCGCTTAACCTGTGCTCGGAGCTGTCCGAGAAAGGCGTCCTGGCCAAGTATAATGTGGCCCTTTTGGGCACGCCCATCCAGGCCATTGCCGATTCCGAGGACCGCGACCTGTTCCGCAATATGATGCTCAAGATAAACGAGCAGATACCTAAATCATTCGCCTGCGAATCGCTCAAGAAAGCCAAGGAAGCAGTCCAGAAAATAGGCGGCTACCCAGTGATTATCCGGGCGGCTTACACCCTAGGCGGCACGGGCAGCGGCATCGCCCATAACGACGAGGAGCTGGCCGAGATTGCCGGGCGGGGAATGGATTATTCGCGCATCCACCAAGTGCTGGTCGAGGAATGCGTGCTGGGCTGGGACGAATTCGAATATGAGGTGATGCGCGACCATAATAACAATTGCATCATCATCTGCAATATGGAAAACCTGGACCCGATGGGCATCCACACGGGAGAGAGCATCGTGGTCGCCCCAGCCCAGACGCTTTCGGACCGGGACCACCAGACGCTCAGGAACGCATCGCTAAAAATCATCCGGGCGCTGGGTATCGAAGGCGGGTGCAACATCCAATTCGCATTCAACCGCAATACCGGCGACTACCGGATTATCGAGGTCAATCCGCGGGTATCGCGCTCGTCGGCGCTGGCTTCCAAGGCGACCGGCTACCCGATTGCCAAGGTGGCGGCTAAGATTGCGGTCGGCTACACGCTGGACGAGATACCCAACAAGGTCACCGGCAAGACCTACGCCTCGTTCGAGCCGGCACTGGATTACGTGGTGCTCAAGATACCGCGCTGGCCGTTCGACAAGTTCCGGATGGCCGACAAGCGCATCGGCACACAGATGAAATCCACCGGCGAGGTCATGGCCATCGGCCGGACCATCGAAGAGGCGTTATTCAAGGCGGTGCGTTCGCTGGAGATAGACCGGATTGCCTTTGAACCGGCCCACGGTTCGCCCAGCGCATTGGTATCCGAACTGGTCGAGCCGACCGACATGCGCCTGTACGCCATCGCCGAAGCCCTGCGCCAGGGTTATAATATCACTACCATCGCTGACCTAACCAAATGGAATCCGTTCTTCCTGCAGAAAATAATGAACATCATCCAGACGGAGAAAACGCTCAAGGGCCGTAAACTGGCCGATATCTCCGGGGACGTGATGAACCAGACCAAGAGCATCGGGTTTTCGGACGAGTACATATCATATTTGCTGAACAACAACCAGACCGAGCTGGATGTCCGGGCCCGGCGCAAGGAGCTGGGAATTCTGCCGGATTACAAGATGGTCGACACCTGCGCGGCCGAGTTCGCGGCCGAGACACCGTATTTCTATTCCACGTATAATATAAATGGGACGCAGATTAACGCAGATATTAAGGATAATAATAAATCAAATCAGAGCGCCGAAGGCCAGCGGAAACCTGCGTCCACTGGAAAAGGGAAGGTCCTAGTCATCGGCTCCGGTCCTATCCGCATCGCCCAGGGCATAGAGTTCGATTATTGCTGCGTCCAGGCGGTGATGGCGGCGCGCGAATCCGGAATGGATGCCATAATAATCAATAATAACCCGGAAACTGTTTCGACCGACTATGACATGTCGGACCGGCTCTATTTCGAGCCGCTGGCCTTTGAGGACGTGATAAACCTGATAGATTACGAGAAACCGGATGGAGTGATACTTCAATTCGGCGGGCAGACGTCGGTAAATCTGGCCATCCCATTGCAGGAGGAGCTGGACCGGCGCAAGGACTTAACCACTAAAATCCTGGGCACTTCGGCCAAATATATCGATATCGCCGAAGACCGCAAGAAGTTCGAGGTATTGCTTTCGGAGCTCAATCTCTGCCGGCCGCCGGCCGGGACGGGATTCTCGTTCGAGGAAGTCAGGGAAATCGTCGGGCAAATCGGGTATCCGGCGCTGATTCGCCCGAGCTACGTGCTGGGCGGCAAGGGGATGGAAATAGTCCATAACGAAAAGGAACTGGAATTCTACATGACCACCGCGGCCAAGGTCTCCAAACAGCATCCGGTGCTGGTGGACAAGTACCTGACGCACGCGGTGGAACTGGATGTTGAAGCCATATCCGACGGCAAGGACGTATTCATCGCCGGGATAATGGAACACATCGAGGAGGCCGGGGTGCATTCGGGCGACGCCATATGCGTTCTGCCGCCACAGACCCTGCCGGAGAATATCCTTAGCCAGATACGCAATATGACCCGCGAGATTACGCTGAAACTAAACGTAATCGGATTGACCAACCTGCAGTTAGCCGTTAAGGACGGCGAGGTTTATATACTCGAGGCCAACCCCAGGGCCAGCCGGACCGTGCCGTATGTCTCCAAGGCCATCAATATACCTATAGCCCAGGTAGCCACCCGGGTTATGCTGGAGCCGTTGCTCAAGACCGGAGAAACACTAAAATCCATTATCCAACGCGTCTCATCCTTGCCTATAAAAGAAACGTCCGAGGGATGCCTTGAAGTAACCATCAAACATACGGCCATCAAAGCTCCGGTATTCCCGTTCCAGAAACTGCCCGGAGTGGATTCAATACTCGGCCCGGAGATGAAATCTACCGGTGAGGTGATGGGCATATCACAAAGTTTTGATGAGGCCTATTATAAGGCGGCCCTGGCGGCCGGGAATAAGCTCCCGACTTCAGGGATGGTTTACATCACCGTACGCGATGAAGATAAAGACAAGCTTATCCCGATTGCCAGGCGAATGAACCAGGCCGGCCTGGAACTGATGGCCACTAAGGGAACGGCCCAGCACCTCAAGAATCATCAGATACCAGCCACCACGATATTCAGGATAAGCGAGCGAGAAACGCCCAATGCCCTTTCGCTGATGAGGGAAGGCAAGATAAAACTGATTATCAATACGCCGACTGAAGGAACAGGCCCTCGTCGCGACGGCTATCGGATGAGACGGCTGGCCGTGGAAGCGGGGATTCCTTTTATCACTACTATGTCGGCGGCCCGGGCCGCGGCTAATGCCATATACCGGATTAACAACTTGACTAAATCCGATAAAACCAAGTCAGCCATAACGGTTCAGGCAATGCAAGATTACTTTCCTGCCAAATAA
- a CDS encoding MraY family glycosyltransferase, protein MKEWIIRYLIVIGISATGTYLASFILKYISRAINCMDRPDDKYKLHVQATPRLGGIAIYAGFIISIGYFLFYTASPGHDDSVYILAISSLMTLLVGLWDDFRKIHSDGLSALIKLAILFVLTFILSLNGIIINLPFPREINIALTLLWLVGCTSAFNAMDNMDGLASGISLIAAMAYAAVAIQTYQFVWGIIAAALIGGNLGFLFHNFHPISKKPASIFMGDGGSFFLGFTLAVMSVMGGWSSNPVKASIIPIFILGVPLVDLVYVIFRRQKLGITKSLKDIIVYSGTDHFSHRINQAGFSRHKSVLLIYLISFSVSLGAVILRNTAKYEAILLLAQFCLTFLIIFIFIEVHLSQDKQKS, encoded by the coding sequence ATGAAAGAATGGATAATCAGATACCTCATTGTTATAGGCATTTCTGCTACTGGCACATACTTGGCCTCATTTATTCTTAAGTATATTTCACGCGCAATTAATTGTATGGACCGGCCTGACGATAAATATAAACTCCATGTCCAGGCCACGCCGAGATTGGGCGGTATCGCCATATATGCCGGATTTATTATAAGCATTGGATACTTCCTTTTTTATACAGCTTCTCCTGGCCACGATGATTCGGTATATATCCTGGCAATCAGCAGCCTTATGACGCTTCTGGTGGGTTTGTGGGATGATTTCAGGAAGATACACTCTGACGGTCTTTCCGCATTGATAAAGCTGGCGATACTTTTTGTGCTTACGTTCATCCTGTCTTTGAACGGGATAATAATAAATCTGCCGTTTCCAAGGGAAATAAACATAGCATTGACCTTGCTTTGGCTGGTTGGCTGCACGTCCGCATTCAACGCTATGGATAATATGGATGGGCTGGCCTCGGGGATTTCACTTATCGCGGCGATGGCCTATGCGGCCGTGGCAATCCAGACCTATCAATTTGTTTGGGGAATCATAGCGGCGGCTTTAATCGGCGGTAATTTGGGATTCCTTTTCCATAACTTCCACCCCATATCTAAAAAACCCGCTTCAATATTTATGGGCGACGGCGGTAGTTTCTTCCTGGGCTTTACCCTGGCGGTCATGAGTGTTATGGGCGGCTGGTCGAGCAATCCGGTTAAGGCTTCGATAATACCCATTTTTATTCTGGGTGTTCCTCTGGTGGATTTGGTTTATGTTATTTTTCGGCGCCAGAAATTGGGAATTACGAAGTCGCTTAAGGATATCATTGTCTACTCCGGGACTGATCACTTCTCGCACCGGATAAATCAGGCCGGGTTCTCGCGCCATAAATCTGTGCTGCTGATTTATTTGATATCCTTTTCTGTATCACTAGGAGCGGTGATACTCCGAAACACGGCGAAATACGAGGCAATACTTCTTCTGGCCCAGTTTTGCCTGACATTTCTTATAATATTCATTTTTATCGAGGTGCATCTATCTCAGGATAAGCAGAAGTCCTAA